A region of the Curvibacter sp. AEP1-3 genome:
GGTAACCAGCTTTGAACTGGTAAGACGTAGGCGAAGCGGCCATTACGTCATAGCTGTTGAACTTGATGACTTTGGAGCTATAGGGCAAGTACGCTGCACCATCCAAGAAGCGGCGGCGGCTGTAATGCACCGCGCCGTTGCCCGACTGATCGGAGTTCGGAAACTCGTTCAATACAATCACGATCTTGCCTGCGGCCACCAGAGCATTGATCACGGACTGATAGACGGGGCCGTCAGTGGTCACGGGGTTTGTGCCGTTGTTCACGCCGATCAGCATCACAAAAACACTGGCAGCGCTGCCCAAGATGTTGGCCCGCTGCGGATAGGCGCTGATCGCTGTGGACGCCACGTTTTGCGGGGGCAATACAGTGTAGGTGCCGCCAGCGTTGGAGCCTGTGCCAGTTTGCAATGCACTGATGTACGTGCCAGGCGCTACACCTGTGCCGAAGAGCTGCTGGCCCACGGCAAACGCGCCGGATGTGTGCGTGGTGTCTGTGAAGGTTGCAACACCTCCAGACATTGTGATTGTACCGGTACCAACTGCGGACGCTGCGGGGTTTAGTCGAGACTGAACTTGGGCAAGTGTGTTGCCGTTGATGCCGAAGTTGCCAACAAACCGGCCGCGGTAATTGCTGAAGTGCTGAATCCATGCAGCCAAGCCGTAGGCAGTGAGGCGGTTGGGCATAAATGTATTGGAATCTTCAGTGCTGTTGGCACTGCGAGAATCCCCAATAAGTGCCCACTGGTTGTTTGTAGAGGCTGGATAGATGGCGCTACCAAAGCTCACTTCGGATCCTGTTTCCGGGTGAATAAGCGCTGTCATTCCAGCATTCCACTTTGGCACCATTTGCTGCTGACCAGCGGCGTTTTTAAAGCCGATATGGTTGCGAGTTGGGTCCGATAGAACGTCTACTTTTGAGCTGATATCGAGTGGCATGGAAGTTCTCCAGGTCAGTGAGGTTTAAGCGACCGGCGGTTTTCCGGTAGAGGGCGTAGCCCCGGGGGTGCCGTCGTAAGCGGTGAGCTGCACGCCCACTTCGGCGGCCAGCTTCATGGCCATGGCGATGGCGTCGACGGTGTCCTCGAAGTCGTAGCCCATGGCAGCGCACAGGTCTTGGGGTGACATGAGGCCTGCTTTGACGGCGAGGATCTTGGCTTCCATGTCGCCTTTGGGATCGACCCATTCCCAGCGGCGGGCCTGCCACTCATGGCGGCTGAACTTGGCCAGCTTGCTGTAAGGCAAAGCATTACCGTTGGGAAATGTGATGGCACCACTGAGCAGGGCCATCTTGAGCCAAGCACGAAAGACGGGCTCCATGAAAACGTTGATGAACCACTCTTGGTCATCCATCCAGCGGTCGCGCTCTTCCAAGGCACCCGAGCGGATGCTGCTGTAGCTGACGCCTTCCAGATCATTGCCGACCGAGTGATAAGCCACGCACCAGCCGCTGGCCACACGCTGCAGGGCGGTTTTGACGAACGGGCCAAACACCTCATTGGGGTATTTGCTTTCGTGCGGCTGAAAGGTGGTGCCGGCGGGCAGTGTGTCGTACACGCCGGGCTGGCTGGTGGTGATGATGGGGGCACCGGGCTCAGCACTTTCTGGCGCACCAATGGGTGCTTGCGCCTCGGCACTGGTGAAGAAGCCGTAGTGGTTGGCACCATGCTCGGCAGCCAGCACGGCCGACAGCATGAAGCCGCCCAGGTGGTGCAGGCTGAGCATGCCCGGGGCCATCCAAGGGATGCCGCGCAGCTGCTCGGCGCGCTCGACTTTGAAGCGGTGCAGCACCTCGGTGGTGGGCACGCGGATCCGGGTGCGGCTGCTGCTGACGCCGTCGTTGGGGTGGGCAGCAAACAGGTGCACGGCCACGGGGCGGCGGTAGGCATCGACCTCGACGCCCATGATGACGGCGTTGGTGGAGCCGGTGGCGCCGACGTTGTAGGTGGTGTCGATGCGGTCTACATCGATGACTTGCAGTGCGAAGTTGAATTTATTGCCGGCGTCTTTGCCTTGAATGAAGCGGACCAGAAACTCGCCATCACTGGGCAGGCCACCGACGATGGTGGTGCACAGGTCGCGCAGGCTTTGCTGGCCGGCTAC
Encoded here:
- a CDS encoding phage portal protein, which produces MAMQYRSLIQRARGAVARYFGGQAQTRRFQGAQLGRLASDWITTEQSINQELRGDLNRLRSRGRDLRHNNDYAAKYTRMVTSNIIGPGGIRLQSRVQDAPGKPDRAASNAIEEAWAEWGLACDVAGQQSLRDLCTTIVGGLPSDGEFLVRFIQGKDAGNKFNFALQVIDVDRIDTTYNVGATGSTNAVIMGVEVDAYRRPVAVHLFAAHPNDGVSSSRTRIRVPTTEVLHRFKVERAEQLRGIPWMAPGMLSLHHLGGFMLSAVLAAEHGANHYGFFTSAEAQAPIGAPESAEPGAPIITTSQPGVYDTLPAGTTFQPHESKYPNEVFGPFVKTALQRVASGWCVAYHSVGNDLEGVSYSSIRSGALEERDRWMDDQEWFINVFMEPVFRAWLKMALLSGAITFPNGNALPYSKLAKFSRHEWQARRWEWVDPKGDMEAKILAVKAGLMSPQDLCAAMGYDFEDTVDAIAMAMKLAAEVGVQLTAYDGTPGATPSTGKPPVA